One Edaphobacter flagellatus genomic region harbors:
- the gnd gene encoding phosphogluconate dehydrogenase (NAD(+)-dependent, decarboxylating), producing MQLGMVGLGRMGANMVRRLAAHGHECVVYDRSPEVVADLAKVKGVIGASSAQDLVSKLAPPRPIWLMIPAGYVDSALAQYTPLLQAGDILIDGGNSYYIDDIRRSKEIAPKGLHYVDVGTSGGVWGLERGYCMMIGGEESVVQHLDPIFQAIAPGPGDVPRTPGFDKIGTTAEQGYLYCGASGAGHFVKMVHNGIEYGMMAAYAEGLAVLKGANIGKHTAEIDAETTPLRDPEHYQYDFNLPAVAEVWRRGSVIASWLLDLTATALAEDPALAKFGGRVSDSGEGRWTVKASIDEGVPTPVLTTALYERFSSRGLAEFSDKLLSAMRYEFGGHLEKPADK from the coding sequence ATGCAGCTGGGAATGGTAGGTCTTGGAAGAATGGGCGCGAACATGGTTCGCCGCCTCGCCGCTCACGGACACGAATGTGTTGTCTACGATCGCTCACCCGAAGTCGTCGCCGACCTTGCGAAAGTAAAGGGAGTCATCGGAGCCTCTTCCGCTCAGGACCTCGTCAGCAAGCTCGCCCCGCCGCGGCCCATCTGGCTTATGATCCCCGCCGGATATGTCGATTCTGCACTTGCCCAGTACACCCCTCTGCTGCAGGCCGGAGACATTCTCATCGACGGCGGCAACTCGTATTACATCGATGACATTCGCCGCTCCAAAGAGATCGCTCCCAAGGGGCTTCACTATGTCGATGTCGGCACCTCCGGCGGCGTCTGGGGGCTCGAGCGCGGCTATTGCATGATGATTGGCGGAGAAGAGTCCGTCGTGCAGCATCTCGATCCCATCTTTCAGGCCATCGCTCCCGGCCCCGGCGACGTACCCCGCACCCCCGGCTTCGACAAGATCGGCACCACCGCCGAACAGGGCTACCTCTACTGCGGAGCCAGCGGTGCCGGACACTTCGTCAAGATGGTGCACAACGGCATCGAGTACGGCATGATGGCCGCCTACGCCGAAGGCCTCGCCGTTCTCAAGGGAGCCAACATCGGCAAGCACACCGCCGAGATCGACGCCGAAACCACGCCGCTCCGCGATCCCGAGCACTACCAGTACGACTTCAACCTCCCAGCCGTTGCCGAGGTCTGGCGTCGCGGCTCCGTCATCGCCTCCTGGCTCCTCGACCTCACCGCCACCGCGCTCGCTGAAGACCCCGCTCTCGCAAAGTTTGGTGGTCGCGTCTCCGACTCCGGCGAAGGCCGCTGGACCGTCAAGGCTTCCATCGATGAAGGCGTTCCCACACCCGTACTCACCACCGCACTCTACGAGCGCTTCAGCTCGCGCGGCCTCGCCGAGTTCTCCGACAAACTCCTCTCCGCTATGCGGTACGAGTTCGGAGGCCACCTCGAAAAGCCCGCAGACAAATGA
- the eno gene encoding phosphopyruvate hydratase: MTEIVSIHAREILDSRGNPTVEADVVLDGGARGRAAVPSGASTGEHEAVELRDGDKEHYLGKGVLKAVENVESILAPELTGMDASNQRLIDATMIGIDGTENKGKVGANAILAVSMAVARASADALKLPLYRYLGGVNARVLPTPMMNIINGGSHADSNVDFQEFMVMPVGAETFSDALRWGTETFHTLKGVLKKKGYNTAVGDEGGFAPNLKANAEAIELILEAIEKAGYKPGEDIAIALDPASSEFYDKASGKYIFKKSDNSEKSSAQMVDFWESWVRQYPIVSIEDGLAEDDWDGWKLLTKQIGDFTQLVGDDLFVTNVNRLQQGIDQNVGNSILIKVNQIGTISETLDAIELGRRYGYTSIISHRSGETEDTFIADLAVATNAGQIKTGSASRTDRIAKYNQLLRIEEELGQSAEFLGIESVNFGE; encoded by the coding sequence ATGACCGAGATCGTCTCTATCCACGCACGCGAAATCCTCGACTCCCGCGGAAACCCCACCGTCGAAGCTGACGTCGTCCTCGACGGCGGAGCGCGCGGTCGCGCCGCCGTTCCTTCCGGTGCCTCCACCGGCGAGCACGAGGCCGTCGAGCTGCGTGACGGAGACAAAGAACACTACCTCGGCAAGGGCGTCCTCAAGGCCGTCGAAAACGTCGAATCCATCCTCGCTCCCGAGCTCACCGGTATGGACGCCTCCAACCAGCGCCTCATCGATGCCACGATGATCGGCATCGACGGCACCGAGAACAAGGGCAAGGTGGGCGCCAATGCCATCCTCGCCGTCTCCATGGCCGTCGCCCGCGCCTCTGCCGATGCCCTCAAGCTCCCGCTCTATCGCTACCTCGGCGGCGTCAACGCCCGCGTCCTGCCCACGCCCATGATGAACATCATCAACGGCGGCTCCCACGCCGACTCCAACGTCGACTTCCAGGAGTTCATGGTCATGCCCGTCGGCGCAGAGACCTTCTCCGATGCCCTCCGCTGGGGCACCGAAACCTTCCACACCCTCAAGGGCGTCCTCAAGAAGAAGGGCTATAACACTGCTGTCGGCGACGAAGGCGGCTTCGCCCCCAACCTCAAGGCCAACGCCGAAGCCATCGAGCTCATTCTCGAGGCCATCGAGAAGGCGGGCTACAAGCCCGGCGAAGACATCGCCATCGCGCTCGACCCCGCCTCCAGCGAGTTCTACGACAAGGCCAGCGGCAAGTACATCTTCAAGAAGTCCGATAACTCCGAGAAGTCCTCCGCGCAGATGGTCGACTTCTGGGAGTCCTGGGTGCGCCAGTACCCCATCGTCTCCATCGAAGACGGCCTCGCCGAAGACGACTGGGACGGCTGGAAGCTCCTCACCAAACAGATCGGCGACTTCACCCAGCTCGTCGGCGACGATCTCTTCGTCACCAACGTCAACCGTCTGCAGCAGGGAATCGACCAGAACGTCGGCAACTCCATCCTGATCAAGGTCAACCAGATCGGCACCATCTCCGAGACCCTCGACGCCATTGAGCTCGGCCGCCGCTACGGCTACACCTCCATCATCAGCCACCGCTCCGGCGAAACCGAAGACACCTTCATCGCCGACCTTGCCGTCGCCACCAACGCCGGCCAGATCAAGACCGGCTCGGCCTCGCGCACCGACCGCATCGCCAAGTACAACCAGCTCCTCCGTATCGAAGAAGAGCTCGGCCAGTCCGCCGAGTTCCTCGGCATCGAGTCCGTCAACTTCGGCGAGTAG